The archaeon genome includes the window CCTCCCTCTGGTTCAGCCCGAGCGGGTCAAGGAGCCTGGACGAACTGCTCGGGGGAGGATACCGGGCAGGGCGGGTCGTCGAGGTCTTTGGTAAGAGCAACAGTGGCAAGACCCAGATCGCCATGCAAGCGGCACTGTACTCCTCGATCAAAGGCAGGAGGACTCTGTTCATAGACACGGAGGGCTCGTTCAGGCCAGAGAGGATCGCAGAGATCGCTGCAGCCAGAGGCCTGACGAAGAGCGTTGTCCTTGAGAGCATAGTCTATCTTCGGGCGACGACCATGGCCGAGCAGGAGGAGGCGGTCATGCGGGCCGCTGAGAGAGAGCTGACGTCGGAGTGCGAGTTGGTGATAGTCGACAGCCTCACCAAGAACTTCACCCTCGAGCTCCCAGGAAACGCAAACCTCGCGAACAGGCAGGGAGCCCTGGGAGTCCATCTCAGCAGGATGGCCAGGGACGCCATAGTCAACGAGAGGGCCTATCTTGTCACGAACAGGGTCACCTTCGGGTCGCGAAGCGAGGTCGAGATAGGGGGAAAGACCGTGGACCAGCTGGTCCATGGGTCGCTCTGGCTTGAAAGGTCGGGCGGCTCGCTAAGGGCAACAGACACGCGCACCGGGAAGATAGCTTCGCTCTCGCTGGGAATCGCGGGAGTAGAGTAACGCCCTTAGGACGTGCAGAGCCCGGCGGGCGAGGACCCACCGAGGGTGTTGTTGTCGCACTTGTCGTTGGAGTAGGTGTTGGCGGTGCCGGCGGTCCCTGTCCCGACCGAGTCGTCAGCATAGCCATACCCGGAGTTCTTGTTTGCCTTGTCGTCGCCAAGGGTCGAGGTCACCGAACTGACCAAGTGGAAACCGCTCCCGGTGTTGCTGTTCGCCTGGTCCTTCATCAGCGAGTTCGAGGACGACCTCTCTACCAGGAACCCGCCGCCCGTGTTGGCGTTCGCGTTGCTCTTGCTGATGGAGTTGGAGTTGGACGAGTTGAGCAGGTGGAAGCCTACTCCGACGTTCCTGTTCGCGCGGGCCTTCTCGATGAGGTTCGTGGAGGAGTTGAAGACCCTGAATCCGTCGCCGCCGTTCCTGTCGGCGCTGGCGTCCCTTACCGCGTTCGACCCGGATGAGAGGATGGAGAACCCGCCGACGGTGTTCCTGTTGGCGTGGTCCCCTTGCAGCGTGTTGGAGTTAGAGCCCGCAGCGAGAGTGAAACCGATCCCGTTGTGATCCGCGTCGTTGTTCTTGAGGGTGTTCGATGAAGAGGTCTCGAACCTGAAGCCGCCGGTGTTGAACTTTGCGTGGTTGTTCCTCAGAGTGTTGTGAGATGAACTCTGAAGGAGGATGCCGTACCCGGTGTTGTTCCTGACCGCGTTCTCGCGGAGCACGTTGGTGTCGGAGCCGGAGGCCAGGTGGATTCCGGAGCCGCCGTTGTGTATCGCCTTCCCCTCTCCCAGGGTGTTGGAGGTCGAGGACTGCAGGAGGAAGCCGTCTCCGCCGTTGGAGGAGCCCCTGTCGGCCTTCAGGACGTTGGTAGCCGCGCTGAGGAGCTTGAAGCCGTTGGCGACATTGTCCGTCGCGATGTTGCCCTTCAGGGTGTCCATGCTGGAGGCCGACACCACGAAGCCGTCGGCCTTGTTGTTCGTCGCCGAGTTCTTCTCAAGCTTGTCGTTGTTCGAAGAGTTCGTCACCAGGAAGCCGATCGAGTTGTTGGTCGCCGTATTGTGGCGTATCCTGTCCTTTGTTGATCCTACCAGCTCGACACCGTTCACGAAACCATTCACTGTGCAATTGCCGACGGTCACGTTCTTGAATCCAGAAATGGAGATGCCTGCACCGACCCCGTTACCTTTCACCAGGTGCCCGGCGCAGTCGAGAGAGATGTTGTCCGCGCCGATGATGAGACCGTCCCCTGGGCAGGGGCCGACGTCTGCCGCGAGCGCGACTGACAGGGTAAGAGTAGAACCGCAAGCAGGAGGGACGGCATGGACCGACACGGGCACGATCGATAGTGCGGAAATCAGGAAGAGCCCGACAATCGCGGCAGGAGTAAGCCTACCGAATCTCCCGGCAGACATGGAGACTCGTTAGAGGTTTACAGATATATAACAAATGTGGAACAGTGTTCTTACTGGCTCGCACGACGAGCCTCTCCATTGATGCGCGGGATTTGACAATCGATACAACAGATTTTGTCGTCTGGTCTTATTGAAGGTTAAATACGCTACAAGGCTCGTGCTCTCGAGCAAGGTCTTGTACGAAGGCGTTTCTTCAGTGCTCCAGTCCCTTAGGGACTCGGAGGTGGACGATGCGAAGAGCAAGCTCGCCGCTCTCATCCCCGCGGCGCGAAACGAGCGAGAGAGAGGGAGCCTTCTCGCAGCGAGCGGGATCCTCGCGAGCATCACGAAGGCCAAGGACGGGACCCTACAGACGTGGTCTCCGGAGAGAGTTTCGAGGGCCGCCAGTTCCATTAGCGGGAGCCAGATGTCAGACGAGTTCGACCAGGGGTACGCAGAGACCCTAGTCAGCTACTCGAAGCTCACGCCGACGCAAGCGTAAAGAGCAGTATCCACGTAAACAGGAAGAGCATGAAGTATCCTAGCAGCCCGGTCGTGTACATCTTGCTCGTGCTCTGCTTGTCCAGGTTTCTGAACCAGAAGAACCTGGCCACGTAGTAAGAAGCAAGGTATCCGATCAGCCCGACCGTCAGGCCGCTAGTGGGGTCGACCCCGAAGATGAAGTGGGCCCCGGCCCCAGCCAACACCCCCAGTAGAATCCGCGTCCAATAGAGCTTATCAAACTGGGATGAAGGCACAGCGTTCGTGGCAGAACTATCAGGCTTCGAAGTCTTGGCGCTCGTCAGAGAAATCGATTTGGCGCTTCGAGGTTCGTACATTAATAACATTTATTCGCTCGGCGAGTCGCAAGTCCTCAGGCTGAGGCGCCCCGAGGAGGGAGACCGCTGGCTGGTCGCGTCGCCCCGGCGCGGCGTCTGGGTCTCGACCAAGGTCTCAGAAAGGTCAGAGACCTCGCCTTTCACTTCGAAGCTGAGGGGCGAGCTCGAGAGGGCCAAGTTTCTCAGCGCCTCGCAAGCGGACCTCGACAGGGTCTTCGTGCTGGAGTTCGAGGTCGGAGAGGGGAGTAAGAAGCTCGTTGTGGAGATGATGCCCCCAGGGAACGTAGTCCTCGTCGACGACGATGGGAGGATAGGCCAGGTCTTGAGGGAGGTCCGCTCCCCTTCGAGGAGGTTGGTCAAGGGAGGCGCTTACTCACAGCCCTCGCAGAGGAGGCTGAGCCCAATTCAGGCCAGCCCAGCCGAGGTCGCGGCTGCGCTCGGGAAGGAGAGTACGGTCGGAAAGGCATTTGGGAGGAACTTCTCGATACCGAAGAAGTACGTCGCCGAGACACTGGCGAGGCTGGGTCTCAAGGACGAAGACCCGTCGAGCCTCCTCGCGGGCAGGGAGCAGGAGGCCGCGGAGGTCCTGGCGAGGATCGTCTCGGCCGCAAGGAAGTCTCCCAGCCCTTGCGTCTGCTCTGTCCAGGACGGCGAGGACATCTTTGCTGTCGAGCCGCGAGCGTTCCCGCTAGTCAGGAAGGGTGCGTCGTTGTCGGAGTTGTGCGACGACCTCCTCCTTGCCGATGTGGAGTCAGACGGCGTGGAGCCCGAAGCCCAGGTGGACGAGAGGAGGCGCCAGGCCGAGCTGACGGTCATGAAGCTTGAAGCCGACGCGAAGAGACTGGAGGAAGAGGCCAGGGGGACAAAGGCCAGAGCTGTGGAGGCTGCGAAGTCAGAGTCTCTTGCTGAGGCCCTGAAGTTGATGGAGGCCGCCGGGCTTCGCCCCAGGCGCGCCCCCTCCACAGCTGCGGCTGCGGCTTCGCTGCTCTACGATGAGGCGAAGAGGCTCGAGGAGGGAGCGCGAGACTCGCTCGCGGCCGCGAAGAGGATAGGAAAGAAAGCAGGCGCCATCCCTGAGAAGGTCCCCTCTAGAAGGAAGGTGCTGCCTAGGAGGCACTCCGAGTGGTTCGAGAAGTTCAGGTGGTTCCGGACAAGTGGGGGCAAGCTTGCCCTCGGGGGGAGAGACGCGGGCTCCAACTCACTTCTCGTGAAGAGGCACATGGCGGAAGGGGACACCGTCTTTCATGCCGACCTCTTCGGCTCGCCCTTCTTCGTCCTGAAGGAAGGAAAGAACCAGAACGACGCGGAGGTCCGCGAGGTCGCGCAGGCGACGGCCGCCTTCAGTAGCGCCTGGAAGACAGGGCTCGGGGCGGCGGACGCGTACTGGGTCGGCCCTGACCAGGTGTCGACCGCTGCGCCGAGCGGGGAGTTCCTCTCGAGGGGGAGCTTTGCGATCAAGGGGAAGAAGAACTACGTGACCCGCAACATCCTGGAAGTGGCCGTGGGCCTCGACGAGCGCGGCAGGGTCGTAGCAGGGCCCGAGTCGGCCCTAGCTCCAGGGCTGAAGGGATACGTCATCCTGAGGCCGCACAAGGAGAAAGGCTCGGATACTGCGAAGAAGGTGCTCAAGGAGCTCCAAGCCTTGGCCGGTGAGGAACCTGTTGAGGCCACGCTGGACGAAGTCGCGAGAGCCCTGCCCACTGGTGGAGGCAAGGTCGTCAGGAAGGGCACCGAGAGCAGGGCCCCAGGCAGAAGGCCCCAGTCTGACACCTAGACGAGGGAGTCAGCGACGATCTCGGCCACGTCCCTGACGTCCATTCCCGTGTTCATCACCTTGGTCGTGTCCTCGAACATCGACATGCAGAAAGGACACTCGGTGGCAATCTCCTTCGCGCCCGTCGAGGCAGCCTCCTCAGTCCTGATACCGGCGATCGAACGCTGCTGAGGCACCTTGAACCAATAGTTGGAACCCCCCGCCCCGCAGCAGAACGTCTTCTCCTTGCGCCTCCCCATTTCCCTCAGGTCCGACACGGCAGCCCCCAGGACGGCCCGCGGCTCGTCGAAGACGTTGTTGTACCTGGCCGCGTAGCATGCGTCGTGGAGAGTCACGGAGATCTTCTGGACCTTGTCCGGGGGGAGGCTGATCCTTCCGTCGCGGATCAGGTCCGAGATGAGCTGAGTGTGATATACGACTTCGAACTTCCCGCCGAACGCCGGATACTCGTTCTTGAGGGAGTTAAAGCAGTGCGGGCACGAAGCGATCACCTTCTTGACCCCGTAGGAGTTCATCTTCTCTACGTTCTGGATCGCGAGCTCCTGGAACCTGCCCTCCTCTCCCAGGCGACGCGCGGGGTCCCCAGTGCACATCTCTTCGGGACCCAGGATCGCGAACGAGAGCCCCGCCGACTTCAGTATCTTGCCAAGGGCCTTGGCTATCCCCTGCGCGCGGGTGTCGAAGGATGAAACGCACCCGACCCAGAAGAGGTACTCCGCGTCCCTGTTGGCGGCCAGGGTGGGGACTCCGAGGCCTGAAGCCCAGTCGGCCCTGGCGGACTGCCTGAATCCGTACGGGTTCTGGCTCTGGGCCAGGTTCGAGAGAAGCGAGGTCTTCTCCTTGTCGAGCTTGGTCCTGCTCACGAGCTCGCGCCTAAGGTCGTAGACCACGTCCAGGTGCTGAACCCCGACCGGACAGCTGCTCACGCAGGCGCCGCAGGAGGTGCACGACCAGAGCTCGTCATCGCTCGCGAGGGAGAAGGGGTCTGTCTCCGGGCCCGACTCCGCGAGCAAGCTCATCTTGCGGACGAGGAGCCTGGGCGAGAGTGGGCGGCCGGCCTCGGTCGCCGGGCAGGCGGCTTCGCAGGCTCCGATTTCTACGCACGAGTCAAAGGACAGGCGGTCGGACGTCCGAAAGTCAGAGTAGGTCCTGACCCCGGCCCTGATCTCTGAGGCGTCTGTCTTCCCGGAGATGACGTCGGCCAGGTTGAACGGAATGGTCATCGTGGATAGGGGCCTGTCGTAGGTCGACAGCAGGTTGACAGTGGGGCGAGCATAGTAGTAAGCTACGAGCAGGTTCCGGACTGAGCCAAGGATGGCTCCCGTCGCCCACAGCTGAGGGATCCAGAGGACTGCAAGCTCGGAGGCGGTCAGGGCGATGGCGGCCATGAGGACCAGCTGGAGGGCCGTGGAAGAAGACGAAAGTCGGGCGTCCGTGCGGACGAGGTCTCTCTCGACCCGCTTGCTCCTGCCGAACCTCTCAATCCGCCAGGCGAAGGCGGCCACCAGCCCCACGAGGATCGGGAGCGACGCAATCAGGATCAGGAGCCGCAACGCCGGGGCGAGACCAAGGACGGGGTCGAGCGCGAAGGCCCCTATCGAGAGGCCGACTCCCGCCGCTATCGAGAGGTGCATCAGGAAGACGGGCTCCCCCGTGGAGAGGCGGCCCAGCTCGTCCTTGGTGAGCCCGAGGAGACGGCCCGGCCTCAGGCTGGAGGGGGACTTCGCAGACTCCCGGAGGACGGCGAAGATGGCGACAGCGACGCTGGCGAGGAAG containing:
- a CDS encoding AAA family ATPase; this translates as MKEGLGGLKDWVEMDGAETAERASSLWFSPSGSRSLDELLGGGYRAGRVVEVFGKSNSGKTQIAMQAALYSSIKGRRTLFIDTEGSFRPERIAEIAAARGLTKSVVLESIVYLRATTMAEQEEAVMRAAERELTSECELVIVDSLTKNFTLELPGNANLANRQGALGVHLSRMARDAIVNERAYLVTNRVTFGSRSEVEIGGKTVDQLVHGSLWLERSGGSLRATDTRTGKIASLSLGIAGVE
- a CDS encoding right-handed parallel beta-helix repeat-containing protein, with translation MSAGRFGRLTPAAIVGLFLISALSIVPVSVHAVPPACGSTLTLSVALAADVGPCPGDGLIIGADNISLDCAGHLVKGNGVGAGISISGFKNVTVGNCTVNGFVNGVELVGSTKDRIRHNTATNNSIGFLVTNSSNNDKLEKNSATNNKADGFVVSASSMDTLKGNIATDNVANGFKLLSAATNVLKADRGSSNGGDGFLLQSSTSNTLGEGKAIHNGGSGIHLASGSDTNVLRENAVRNNTGYGILLQSSSHNTLRNNHAKFNTGGFRFETSSSNTLKNNDADHNGIGFTLAAGSNSNTLQGDHANRNTVGGFSILSSGSNAVRDASADRNGGDGFRVFNSSTNLIEKARANRNVGVGFHLLNSSNSNSISKSNANANTGGGFLVERSSSNSLMKDQANSNTGSGFHLVSSVTSTLGDDKANKNSGYGYADDSVGTGTAGTANTYSNDKCDNNTLGGSSPAGLCTS
- a CDS encoding NFACT family protein — protein: MAELSGFEVLALVREIDLALRGSYINNIYSLGESQVLRLRRPEEGDRWLVASPRRGVWVSTKVSERSETSPFTSKLRGELERAKFLSASQADLDRVFVLEFEVGEGSKKLVVEMMPPGNVVLVDDDGRIGQVLREVRSPSRRLVKGGAYSQPSQRRLSPIQASPAEVAAALGKESTVGKAFGRNFSIPKKYVAETLARLGLKDEDPSSLLAGREQEAAEVLARIVSAARKSPSPCVCSVQDGEDIFAVEPRAFPLVRKGASLSELCDDLLLADVESDGVEPEAQVDERRRQAELTVMKLEADAKRLEEEARGTKARAVEAAKSESLAEALKLMEAAGLRPRRAPSTAAAAASLLYDEAKRLEEGARDSLAAAKRIGKKAGAIPEKVPSRRKVLPRRHSEWFEKFRWFRTSGGKLALGGRDAGSNSLLVKRHMAEGDTVFHADLFGSPFFVLKEGKNQNDAEVREVAQATAAFSSAWKTGLGAADAYWVGPDQVSTAAPSGEFLSRGSFAIKGKKNYVTRNILEVAVGLDERGRVVAGPESALAPGLKGYVILRPHKEKGSDTAKKVLKELQALAGEEPVEATLDEVARALPTGGGKVVRKGTESRAPGRRPQSDT
- a CDS encoding (Fe-S)-binding protein, producing MAPPDLAYAAVYAGFLASVAVAIFAVLRESAKSPSSLRPGRLLGLTKDELGRLSTGEPVFLMHLSIAAGVGLSIGAFALDPVLGLAPALRLLILIASLPILVGLVAAFAWRIERFGRSKRVERDLVRTDARLSSSSTALQLVLMAAIALTASELAVLWIPQLWATGAILGSVRNLLVAYYYARPTVNLLSTYDRPLSTMTIPFNLADVISGKTDASEIRAGVRTYSDFRTSDRLSFDSCVEIGACEAACPATEAGRPLSPRLLVRKMSLLAESGPETDPFSLASDDELWSCTSCGACVSSCPVGVQHLDVVYDLRRELVSRTKLDKEKTSLLSNLAQSQNPYGFRQSARADWASGLGVPTLAANRDAEYLFWVGCVSSFDTRAQGIAKALGKILKSAGLSFAILGPEEMCTGDPARRLGEEGRFQELAIQNVEKMNSYGVKKVIASCPHCFNSLKNEYPAFGGKFEVVYHTQLISDLIRDGRISLPPDKVQKISVTLHDACYAARYNNVFDEPRAVLGAAVSDLREMGRRKEKTFCCGAGGSNYWFKVPQQRSIAGIRTEEAASTGAKEIATECPFCMSMFEDTTKVMNTGMDVRDVAEIVADSLV